The following is a genomic window from Plasmodium cynomolgi strain B DNA, scaffold: 0603, whole genome shotgun sequence.
CACTGTATAATATGGACAAAacatttccaaaaattaatgtacaagacaaaaaaattgtatatgcTGATGTGTCAAGAAAACGTATAGAACAGTGCAAACATGCAGAAAAAGTAGCTGATGGCTACACTAGATCAGAAAATAGACCCCTTGAATCTAAAGATTTAGGTTTTTCATCATTAGTAGTTGTAAATTCACCTGATAATAAACCTTTGAAACAGGTCTATTATTCTGGGTTATCAGTATTAGGAGTTGTTTTCACTTCAATggttttatataaagtaaaaaattgtaaatattaaatatattattatatacttCTTACATACATAACATTAGTTTTCTAGATAAAACTACTTTATAAACATTGTCTTTCTATAATAGTACACACCCCTTGGACCTTTCATCCGTTCTTTATtaagtaaaaggaaaaataatgcaaaatacTAATAAACATTTAGCTCCACAGTGGCTGGAAAGAACATCAGAACACATGGATCCTAATTCAGAAAATTCCCATTACAATTTTCCTTATCATTCtattcaaaaattatttttctcataat
Proteins encoded in this region:
- a CDS encoding hypothetical protein (putative), with product NFNRTCERNHEKKDISEYQKRINLITYCINRDYIKRKCEVFMNGNIPTPLVCYVFDEFIKKHYTRFYDEKKCFDVPLDHKDYSYHISDDCTLYNMDKTFPKINVQDKKIVYADVSRKRIEQCKHAEKVADGYTRSENRPLESKDLGFSSLVVVNSPDNKPLKQVYYSGLSVLGVVFTSMVLYKVKNCKY